The Sorex araneus isolate mSorAra2 chromosome X, mSorAra2.pri, whole genome shotgun sequence DNA segment CTGGCTGCCCGGGCCGCTATGCGGGCTCTGGGGCGGGGAGCAgcccggggcgggcgggaggccagGGCGGCATGAAAAGGCCCTTCACGGCCCTCACAAAGGCGCCTGTGAGTTGGGGCGCCCGGCCGCGGGGCCCTGTGGTCGGGCACACGCTAAACAAACTCTGCACCGACAGGCAGGCGGCCGGCGGGGCCGGCAGTGTCCCCGGGCCCCCTCCTGATTCCAGGTCAGTGTCGGAGGCGGGGCGGCACCCAGGCTGCTGCTGGCACAGGCTCCCCCCGCCCGTGGCCTTCCTCCTCTGCGCCCCTCTGCGTCCCAACACTCTCATCCTGCCCCAGGGGTCCCACCGGCTCCCCGCCACGCCCCGCAGCAGGTCACACTGTCTTCCTCTCTGAGGCAAAGAGGAGAAACTGAGTCTCAGAAGAGCATAAGCAAATGCCCTGTGCCTGCCAGCCGCcgggggcccgggccgggcggcgCTGCCTGAACCCCTGGGTGGCAGGCACAGCTCCGGCAGCTCCGGGGCTGGAGCTGCAGCACAGAGCATGTGCAGGCCCAGGGGGCTACTGCCTGGCTCACACCCGGGGCTGCGGCTTCGAGAGCTCCGGCAGCCAGTTCCCAGCCGGGGACCCCCATTCCCCAGGTCGGGGAGGTGACCCGGGCCCAAGTAGGTCTTCCTGGGTCCGGTGGGGGCTGGACCGAGAGGGGGTTCGGGCCTCTGCCCTTCTGAGCAGGGAGCCCTGGTGCAGCGCCCCGGGCCCAGTCACGTGGCTGCCACCAAGGACTGTGGCAGCAAGGTGTGGGGccgcagtgggcagggcgcgTCCCCCAAGGGCCAGCGGCGGGGGATCCCCTGGGCCTCACTAGCTCTGGGAAGGGAGGGGGCCCCGGCTGTCTTGGGGGTCGGGTGGGGTTGCCGTCCGGCTGACCACAGGCCTGAGGCCCACATGCCACCAAGCCCGCTGGCCCCATGCCTCGTGGCTCTCGGTGGCCACCCTGGCCCGTGGCAGCCGCTGGCGCTGAGGGTGCGGGAAGGGGCCTGCTGGCCCCGTCCTGGGGTGCGCGgccagcagtggggagggggctgtggctTGCTGTTTACTTGGGACAGTCTGAGCCCTGGACCTCAGGGCTGGCCACGCAGCGGGGCACTAAGCCACGCTCTGTCCAGCCCTCGGGCCACTGCCAGAGGCCAGCGTCCAGAGCCGCCCCGCGCTCAGGGTGCCCATCTCCGTGGGTGGGCTGGCCAGGACCCCTGCGGCACTACTTTCCCAGCCTGCTTTCCCGGCCTCCTCTCCCGATCcactcctgccctcccctggccccccgtTCCAGAGGCGGGCCCTTGCCCCGTCATTCTCCCTAGGACGGTGACGGGGTCAGTCTGCTCAGACCAGAACACACACGCTGACCCGGGCACCCCAtgaagcccccaccccaggctgggtgtgcccctcccagaGAAAAGCTCCCAATGACGTGAAGTCCCATCCAGGCCACCGCAGTGCTGAGACTCCTGGAAGGGGTGGGCAGCCCACTCCACTTTGGGCCTGGCCCGAGTGCTCATTTGGGGCAGCCCCAGTCTTCCCGACACCCCCTCCTCCTGTTGGGGAGGCTTCTGGGCCTGAAGGCAAGGGGAGCCCAGACAGAGGGCTTGAGGGCAGTGGATGCAGACCCCAGCTTCCCTGTAGCTCCCAGGGAAGCAGAGAGAGCACATGGTAGGGAGGGGTGGCTGCGGCCCTCGAAGCCTTGGGGGCCCCCACGCCTTGGTTTCTATTCTGGGCAGCCCAGCAGTTTCCTGCCAAGGACAGGTCCGGGTGAAGCCCGCCCCTCTACCAGCTGCCTTGGGCCTCCTATCTGCAAGGAGGGTGTTTGTGAGGGGTGGGCGCCCCCCGACCCCCGGGATCTTTGAAGGAGGAATGGCATGATGTCATGGGCTGCCTGCAGCCTCTGAGCTGTCCTTTCTATTCTGGGGCCCCTGGGTAGTACCCCAAACCCTGCGAGGGCTGAAACGCAGCAGGAACGCCTGAGGCGCTGGTGGAACCCCAGCTGGGTGGGGGCGCCAGCCACTGCGGAGTTTGCATGGACCACAGTCACCCCCACACCTGACTGGCTCTACCCGGGGCACTAGGGGGCCAGGGACTCTGGCTTTCGGAGGGGCCACTCTCCTCCTGGTCTCCTCCGAGCCAGCCCTACCCTGCCTGCCCTCAGTCCCGGGGCTTACGGGGGGCGCTGGTGTCTCTGCCAAGGCACATGGAGCTCTGTGGGGGGCCCAGCTCGGGCCAGTGCTCAGCCGTCCCCTGCTGTCCGCAGAGATCACACACCCTTTGGCTCAGAGCTACTCCCTCCTGTCGATCAGCCGGGTAGGGGCCCGGGGCCCCAGGTCCTccccccgcgccctcccctgcccccgtgGCGGCCTGACCCGCGCATGCCTTGGCCTTGCAGCCGAGGGGCCGCAGGAGCCGGTGCCCACGCTGTGGAACGAGCCCATGGAGCTGCCTTCGGGAGAAGGCCCGGCCGAGAGCACTAGCTATGCCCGCGAGCCCGAGCCCACCGCTGTCGCGGCCCCCAGCGCTGCACCGGCCCCCGAAGACCACGACAGCGCTGGACACCTGGACCCGGGCGCCGGTAAGGGGGCGGGGCACGGAGGGGAAGGCGGGGCAGAGGGCGGTCACCGGGGAGGGCCCGGGCGAATCACTAGTCGGTGTGGGCGGGGCATCAGGGGTAGGGGCGTGGCACGGGGCGGGGCACCGGGAGAGCCCTGGCAAATCAAGTGGTAGGTGGGCGGGGTATCGTGGGAGGGGcgtggcaggggcagggcactGGGGAGGGTTCGGGAGAGTCACAAGGGTGGGCGAGcatcagggggtgggggggagcggagcatgggggcggggtggggctcgGGGTACCCTGTGATGCGACGGGATTTGGGTACCCTGTGATGGGGCGGGGCCCCGGGTACCCTGTGATGGGGCGGGGCCCGGGTACCCTGCGGTGGGGGGGTCCGGGGGTCCTGGGGACCCTGTGTTGGGGGTGTCCGGGGGTCCCGGGGACCCTGTGGTGGGGCGGGGCCCCTGGTACCCCGTGATGGGGCGGGGCCCGGGTACCCTGCgatggggggtctgggggggtcCCGGGTACCCTGCGACGGGGCGGGGCCCCGGGTACCCTGTTGTTGGCGCGCGGCTCCAGTGGGGCGGGCGGCCAGGACCGGCCgcgcccccagcctctgcccccgcccgccccccgcaggcTCCCTGGGCCCCGGCGCCATCGCAGCCATCGTCATCGCCGCCCTGCTGGCCACCTGCGTGGTTCTGGCGCTCGTCGTGGTCGCGCTGAGAAAGTTTTCCGCCTCCTGAAGCGAATAAAGGGCCTGTCCCGCGACAGCGCAGCTGAGTCTCCCGTGTGTCCGGGCCGGGGTGGGGCATGTGCACGGGGCAGGGGGCTCTGCCCGGCGCCCACCCctttccgggggggggggtggcggtggaGGGGTGCGGACACAGCCGCCGCcgctccctgcctctgtgctgggCGATCAGGGGTGTGTGGAAAGTGGGGCTCCGTTACTGGACCGGGCGCCGTGTCCCCTTCCaggtccctcccccgcccccagctggggCTCAGATGCAAGCAAGAAAGGACTGAGGGGCGCCCCTCCCCAAGGGCCGGAAGCGATGAAAGCCCGTCCAGCCCACCCTCTTCACTTCAATCCCAGGGCCTTTGCGGCGGAGCAAGGGGAACCCCCTGGCCCTGGCTTCCCTTTCTCGGCGCTCCCAGGAGCCTCCCGGCCTTTTAGAGCTCCagtggggctttttttttttttctttttgggtcacacctggcgatgcacaggggttactcctggctctttactcaggaattaccccctggcggtgctcaggggaccatatgggatgctgggattcgaacctgggtcggccacgtgcaaggcaaacgccctacccgctgtgctatcactccagcccctccagtgggGCTTTACACAGAGGCCAAAGCCAGGACAAGGCCCACCGGCCTGGAGTGGAGTGGGGGGCGGGCCCTGGGGGCTCTCCCCCGACTCTCCTGGGCCCCCCAGAGGGGCACCGGTGGCCCCCACACTCTTTCCCCAAACACTTGGTGGGGTCGACGCTTTGGGTTGTCAAAACATGGACGCATGATGCCTAGATGGTGGCCTGTCCCCAGCACAGGTGACCCCTGGGGAAGTTCCCAGCCCCCGCAAAGCTGGGCAGCGGCCAGCCCAGTGCCCCCAGGCCCCAGAGGGCTCGGGACAGGCACACCCGCCGTGGTGCAGGGCCCACTGCAGGGCGTGGCCGCAGATGCCCGAGTCTCCAAGCCCTGGCTGAGCTGGGTGCCCGGCCCAGCTTCTCCTCACCCCCGTCCCGGGCTTCTCACGGGGGCGAGAAGAGTGGCAGAGggagtggggggctgaggagggctcACATTCAGGTCTGTGGCCCAGGGGGTGCAGCCTGGGCTCCCGCAGGCCTGGGGTCGCCTTCCCTCGGTCCCTCTGTGGTCACCCAAACCTGCTGCAGCCGAGGGGGTCCCTCTTCTGCTTCCTCAGCCCCTCCCCGAGGGCTGTGTGGCCCCCACAGACCCTGACGGGGCTCTGTCCCCCTGCCCAGAACCCCCACGCCATTCCGGGCACCCGGGGCAACGGAGAAAGGAGCCCACTGCCCTGTTTTATACATGATGCTTCTTTTAATGCAGCCAACGACGAGGTTTGCTTTTCCCGGACCCATGCCCCATCCCGGATGCAGGAGCCGTCACCCCTCACGGCCCCTGGGCTCCCGCAGAGGCCAGAGCACACAGGTGACATGCGGCTCGTCAGCCCGAGGAGGACCACGGGACTGCGGTCACAGGCCCGGTCTGGGCGGCCTGTCTGCCCTCCCGGCGGGTCCAGGGGCTTCGGGGCACAGAGGGATGCGTGCAGGGGGCAGGCGAGGCACCTCGGCGCCCACCCGCAGCCTCACCCTGGGCGTGGGGCGCCCGCGGCATGCCGGCACCGTCACCCTCCGGGGGACAGGAGGGCTCTTCCCAGGGGCCAGGAGCAGAGGCGGCCGGG contains these protein-coding regions:
- the SNORC gene encoding protein SNORC translates to MTLCLALLLLPGVLAPAVLTAEGPQEPVPTLWNEPMELPSGEGPAESTSYAREPEPTAVAAPSAAPAPEDHDSAGHLDPGAGSLGPGAIAAIVIAALLATCVVLALVVVALRKFSAS